The Paenibacillus sp. MBLB1832 genome has a window encoding:
- a CDS encoding glycoside hydrolase family 95 protein: MKNLVLSYLTPAEDSTEGWEKESLPIGNGYMGANVFGIPRRERIQITDNTLVNPGNLGGLNNFAELYLEFGHEDASDYERGLSLNDAIAYCRYQHNGVRYEREYFASYPDQIIVMKLSASKPGALSFVVRPEIPYCKDYAKTPGDGGGKSGEVIAQDDTLILRGRMHYYNTRFEGQIKVIAPSGAMLEEQGAIRVIGADTALLLVAVGTNYKLDSHIFLEEDPKKKIPDIDPHREVARILEQADLIGYKQLRSRHIADYRELFDRVAFSIEGAAPQEPTDVLLQRYRRGESIPYLEELYFQYGRYLLISCSRPGTLPANLQGVWNVHDISPWGSGYWHNINVQMNYWHAFSTNLKETFQAYVDFNAAFRPKAEQLASRYIHEHNPENATDEPGACGWTIGTASYAYMITGPGGHSGPGTGGLTTKLFWDYYDFTRDEQVLRKVTYPALLSMSRFLTKTARDYDGQYLASFSASPEQLIFGRWRTEKPHQYYHTVGCAFDQQMIHENGADLLRAAERLGLTEDPALDVQSKQLGRYNPVEIGWSGQVKEYSEENLYGEFGEYRHRHISQLVALYPGTLISHDTPAWLDAARITLNERGDESTGWALAHRLNLWARTGDGDRAYRLFRNLLEQQTLPNLWDAHPPFQIDGNFGGTAGVAEMLLQSHETYIAVLPSLPQAWSSGAFRGLVARGNFEVSVEWRSGTATRIEIVSGSGGICRLAYPGIDNAQLIAEEHLPIAYTVDSPGNITFDTEAGGHYTLTGMALFRRAPAPKELQVDRHTLGLEWSGEAGCLYNIYRAVDQMPHYELIAANVTDTSFQDSLFDFSSCERATYKVTALFPDGTGESDGVLCAIHHASELYMERYRYQIAQINLT, translated from the coding sequence ATGAAAAACCTGGTACTTTCCTATCTCACGCCGGCAGAGGATTCCACTGAGGGCTGGGAGAAAGAATCGTTGCCCATCGGCAACGGCTATATGGGAGCCAATGTGTTCGGTATTCCTCGTCGTGAGCGTATCCAGATTACCGATAATACGCTAGTCAACCCGGGTAATCTTGGCGGGTTGAACAATTTTGCCGAGTTGTATCTGGAATTCGGTCATGAAGACGCATCGGATTATGAACGGGGCTTGTCCCTGAACGATGCTATCGCCTACTGTCGATACCAGCATAATGGCGTCCGGTATGAACGGGAATATTTCGCCTCATATCCCGACCAGATCATCGTGATGAAGCTATCGGCTTCGAAGCCTGGCGCCCTATCGTTCGTCGTGCGGCCTGAGATTCCTTATTGCAAGGATTACGCCAAGACACCGGGGGACGGCGGCGGCAAGTCGGGAGAAGTCATCGCGCAAGACGATACGCTGATATTACGCGGCCGTATGCACTACTACAACACCCGGTTTGAGGGGCAGATCAAAGTAATTGCACCGTCGGGCGCCATGCTTGAAGAACAAGGGGCCATTCGGGTAATCGGTGCCGATACCGCACTTTTATTGGTAGCTGTCGGAACGAATTATAAGCTCGATAGCCATATTTTTCTGGAAGAGGATCCGAAGAAGAAGATTCCCGATATCGATCCACATCGCGAAGTTGCCCGTATCCTGGAGCAGGCTGACTTGATTGGGTATAAGCAGCTCCGTTCGAGACATATCGCCGACTATCGGGAATTGTTCGACCGAGTCGCCTTCTCAATTGAAGGCGCTGCGCCGCAAGAGCCGACGGATGTGCTGCTGCAGCGATACAGACGAGGAGAGTCAATCCCGTACCTGGAGGAGCTATATTTTCAGTACGGTCGCTATCTGCTCATCAGTTGTTCCCGACCAGGGACGCTTCCTGCTAATCTGCAAGGCGTCTGGAATGTGCATGATATTTCGCCATGGGGAAGTGGATATTGGCACAATATTAATGTTCAGATGAACTATTGGCATGCCTTCAGCACGAACCTGAAGGAGACCTTTCAGGCTTATGTGGACTTTAACGCTGCGTTCCGACCGAAAGCAGAACAATTGGCAAGCAGGTACATCCACGAGCACAATCCGGAAAATGCCACCGATGAGCCGGGCGCTTGCGGCTGGACAATCGGAACGGCAAGCTATGCTTACATGATCACCGGTCCTGGTGGGCATTCGGGTCCGGGAACTGGGGGACTTACCACGAAGTTGTTCTGGGATTATTACGATTTTACCCGGGACGAGCAAGTGCTTCGGAAGGTCACGTACCCCGCTCTGCTAAGCATGAGCCGGTTCCTTACCAAGACGGCACGGGATTATGACGGTCAGTACCTGGCATCATTCTCCGCCTCTCCGGAGCAGCTGATCTTCGGCAGGTGGAGAACGGAAAAGCCACACCAATACTATCACACGGTCGGCTGCGCCTTCGATCAGCAAATGATTCATGAGAATGGAGCCGACTTGCTCCGAGCAGCTGAGCGGCTCGGCCTCACGGAGGATCCTGCGCTTGATGTACAGAGCAAGCAGCTAGGACGGTACAACCCCGTTGAGATCGGCTGGTCCGGTCAGGTGAAGGAATATTCGGAGGAAAACTTGTATGGGGAATTCGGCGAATATCGCCATCGCCACATCTCTCAGCTCGTCGCGCTTTACCCGGGAACGTTGATCTCGCACGATACCCCGGCCTGGTTGGATGCCGCCCGCATCACGCTAAATGAGCGGGGGGATGAGTCGACCGGCTGGGCGCTTGCCCATCGGTTGAACCTATGGGCCCGAACTGGAGATGGGGATCGCGCCTATCGTTTATTCCGCAATCTGCTCGAACAGCAGACATTGCCCAATTTGTGGGATGCGCACCCGCCTTTTCAGATCGACGGTAATTTCGGAGGAACTGCCGGTGTAGCGGAGATGCTGCTGCAGAGCCACGAGACATATATCGCTGTGCTTCCCTCACTTCCGCAAGCGTGGAGCAGCGGAGCATTTCGCGGGCTCGTTGCCCGCGGAAACTTCGAAGTTTCGGTTGAATGGAGAAGCGGGACCGCAACACGGATTGAGATTGTGTCTGGCAGCGGAGGGATTTGCCGTCTTGCTTACCCCGGTATTGATAACGCACAGTTGATCGCGGAGGAACATCTCCCGATTGCCTATACGGTAGATTCCCCGGGAAATATCACGTTCGACACGGAGGCAGGCGGCCACTATACCTTAACTGGAATGGCCCTCTTTCGCCGAGCGCCTGCTCCCAAGGAGTTGCAGGTGGACCGTCATACGCTGGGGCTCGAATGGAGCGGAGAAGCGGGATGCCTCTACAACATATACCGTGCAGTGGATCAAATGCCACATTACGAGCTTATCGCTGCGAATGTAACGGACACCTCGTTCCAGGATTCGCTGTTTGACTTCTCGAGCTGCGAACGTGCGACGTACAAGGTTACCGCACTGTTCCCGGACGGCACGGGAGAAAGCGATGGAGTGCTGTGCGCCATCCATCACGCTTCAGAGCTCTATATGGAGCGGTACCGCTATCAAATCGCACAGATTAATCTGACTTAG
- a CDS encoding polysaccharide lyase 8 family protein, whose product MQAFKKRIFTAMLALLVGLSCLTTVFPMPQAVAAATTLFSDNFDSGISSTVWTNSGASYSSTNQAAFLGANNASLKTSINTRGYKDVIVQYDRYTYNDMPANSAFYAEWSIDGQNWTQLEQITTSEPAITTVQFLLPAFAANQSALLLRFRATGSSLTSTYRFNVDNVVVTGTAITSVTLFNDTFATNTLSSNWGSTTAGYSTGGYAFLGANNATMTHTLTTTGYEYVAISFKAWTYSSMPSGTQMTASYSIDGGAHWTDFYQLATSQSSITTTNVAFPDSVSNQSNVLLRFMATGTGLTSMYRFNLDDVKVTGVALPSSASYDSIRTKWYNSVVGNGYDTSDANVQTLIASRDSSALTWWNAMDKSATRTYIFSDYPNDTYSENVTNTYSRLLKMAVAYQTVGGTYYHNTQLRSDIISAMDWLQSHGWYNDQRPFAPKTTDNNWFSWELGVPLYLTDLLVLMYNDLTSNQIASNVSAILHFLPTPQSLGFSVNATYVSDGANLAMAAKITSKCGILIKDHARIKLGTGALASLYLYVDSSKNGFAEDGSFLFHDGVPYTFGYGTASLDDPVSGTFLFEGSPWEIVDPNKYAPVSWIKNAFEPFLYHARYDDNLTGRYISRPTSTDQARFLITTALNAIQFAKASDQVYLKSLIKYIASQYSDYLPPLSQYADYKQIMNDTSVTTLQPSSFFNVFSGMDRAVQRQSTYSFDIAMHSDRTKNYESINNENISAWHTSDGRTSLHNADDSQFEGGYWATIDPTRLPGTTVQQHKSDDSYSPQIGNVSITGTSGTFVDPLNDTSKIYNLTSSRFTIDTQNAANMNNDAARLVRTTDSNETITYNVNGMTDFSIDFYYTGFSNYNRIRLYGGSTFGSATNIPYKITNAGTTNGWTHAVFTPLNSISSSGFNYLKITLLPSDRSGYGTQSWAGGAEVDQVYGAVGMDLKTNSQSLAAKKSWFLFDNEIVAMGTGITATDNRTVETIVENRKLSSAGTEQFLVDNVAKVGTLGATGSVTGASWAHLSNSNSGAQIGYFFPGGANLNLKREARTGKFSDIGSGTDASYTTSYTNKFLTIWFDHGVNPTAGSYQYVLLPGRTSAQVSSYAVSPDITILQQDATIHAVKETTQNVVGANFWTDNTATLQVSGANFLTSTKKASVVTHETSTGISVGISDPTQDNVKNGAASDGYITLTINRAATSVISSDARIQVLQMSPTIQLKVNVDGTFGQTLQASFGY is encoded by the coding sequence ATGCAAGCTTTCAAGAAACGAATTTTTACAGCAATGTTGGCACTATTGGTAGGGCTGTCCTGCTTGACTACCGTATTTCCTATGCCTCAAGCAGTGGCCGCGGCGACGACCCTGTTCTCTGACAACTTTGATTCGGGAATTAGTTCGACGGTTTGGACAAATTCCGGCGCTAGTTACAGCTCGACTAACCAGGCTGCATTTCTAGGAGCCAACAATGCTTCTCTGAAGACGTCCATCAATACGCGCGGCTACAAGGACGTGATCGTGCAATATGATCGATATACGTACAATGACATGCCAGCTAACAGTGCGTTCTATGCGGAGTGGTCGATCGACGGGCAGAATTGGACGCAATTGGAGCAAATAACCACATCTGAGCCCGCGATCACAACCGTACAGTTCCTGCTGCCGGCCTTTGCAGCCAACCAAAGTGCGTTGCTGCTCCGTTTTCGCGCTACGGGAAGTTCCCTTACTAGCACGTACCGTTTCAATGTCGACAATGTTGTCGTAACGGGGACCGCGATCACATCCGTAACGCTGTTTAACGATACGTTTGCGACGAATACGCTGTCTTCCAATTGGGGCTCCACGACTGCAGGGTATTCAACCGGAGGTTACGCTTTCCTGGGCGCGAACAATGCCACGATGACCCATACCTTGACTACGACCGGGTATGAATATGTTGCCATTAGTTTCAAAGCTTGGACATATAGCAGTATGCCTAGCGGCACACAGATGACAGCATCGTATTCGATTGACGGGGGAGCACATTGGACTGACTTCTATCAGCTCGCCACCTCACAATCGTCGATTACAACGACTAATGTTGCTTTTCCTGACTCAGTATCCAACCAATCCAACGTGCTTCTCCGATTTATGGCTACCGGCACCGGGTTGACCAGTATGTATCGATTCAATCTGGATGATGTGAAGGTTACTGGAGTGGCGCTTCCTTCCTCCGCTAGCTACGATTCGATTCGTACGAAATGGTATAACTCCGTAGTGGGGAACGGCTATGACACCTCGGATGCCAATGTCCAAACGTTGATAGCGAGCCGTGATTCATCTGCATTAACCTGGTGGAACGCAATGGATAAGTCGGCGACCCGTACGTATATTTTCTCGGACTATCCGAACGATACGTACAGCGAGAACGTGACGAACACGTATTCAAGATTATTGAAAATGGCTGTAGCCTATCAAACCGTCGGCGGGACTTATTATCACAATACACAGCTGCGTTCTGACATCATTTCAGCTATGGATTGGCTGCAGAGCCATGGTTGGTATAACGATCAACGGCCTTTCGCTCCGAAGACGACCGATAACAACTGGTTCTCGTGGGAGCTTGGTGTGCCCCTCTACCTTACAGATCTGCTCGTTCTGATGTATAACGATCTGACTAGCAATCAAATCGCGAGCAATGTTTCGGCGATCCTCCATTTCTTGCCGACCCCGCAAAGCTTGGGTTTCAGTGTGAATGCAACCTATGTATCGGATGGCGCTAACCTTGCAATGGCAGCCAAAATAACTTCCAAATGTGGAATATTGATCAAAGATCATGCGCGAATCAAGCTGGGGACAGGTGCGCTTGCTTCCCTGTATCTGTATGTTGATTCGAGTAAGAACGGCTTCGCGGAAGACGGATCGTTCCTGTTCCACGACGGCGTACCTTACACGTTCGGTTATGGCACCGCCTCTCTCGACGATCCTGTTAGTGGGACCTTCTTATTCGAGGGCTCTCCATGGGAGATTGTGGATCCGAACAAGTATGCTCCGGTGAGCTGGATTAAGAATGCCTTCGAGCCCTTTCTCTATCATGCACGATACGACGATAACTTGACCGGGCGGTACATTTCTCGACCCACGTCCACTGACCAAGCGAGATTCTTGATCACAACGGCACTAAACGCTATACAATTTGCGAAGGCTTCAGATCAGGTATACCTGAAAAGTCTGATCAAATATATCGCTTCGCAATATAGCGACTATCTCCCGCCGCTGTCTCAGTATGCGGACTATAAGCAGATCATGAATGATACGTCTGTAACAACATTGCAACCGAGCAGCTTCTTTAACGTGTTTAGCGGCATGGATCGAGCGGTTCAACGTCAATCGACCTATAGCTTTGATATCGCGATGCATTCGGACCGAACGAAAAACTATGAATCCATCAACAATGAGAATATATCGGCATGGCATACTTCGGATGGCCGGACTTCGCTTCATAACGCAGACGATAGCCAGTTCGAGGGTGGATACTGGGCGACAATCGATCCGACTCGCTTGCCAGGGACAACGGTTCAGCAGCATAAGAGTGACGATAGCTATTCGCCACAAATTGGCAATGTGTCGATTACTGGCACTAGCGGTACGTTCGTAGATCCCCTCAACGACACATCGAAAATCTATAATTTGACATCGTCCCGGTTCACAATCGATACGCAGAACGCTGCGAACATGAACAACGATGCGGCTCGACTAGTCAGAACGACGGACTCCAACGAGACAATTACGTATAATGTAAACGGAATGACGGACTTCTCGATCGATTTCTACTACACCGGTTTCAGCAATTACAACCGGATTCGATTGTATGGAGGCTCTACGTTCGGCTCCGCGACGAACATTCCGTACAAAATAACAAATGCAGGGACAACCAACGGCTGGACGCACGCCGTGTTTACGCCGCTAAATTCCATTTCAAGCTCAGGCTTTAATTATTTGAAAATTACACTGCTCCCGAGTGACAGAAGTGGATACGGTACCCAGAGCTGGGCGGGCGGAGCCGAAGTGGATCAAGTGTATGGTGCTGTCGGGATGGATTTGAAGACGAACAGCCAGTCGCTTGCTGCCAAGAAGTCGTGGTTCTTGTTCGATAACGAGATTGTAGCAATGGGCACCGGGATCACGGCTACTGATAATCGGACCGTGGAGACCATCGTGGAGAACCGCAAACTCAGCAGTGCGGGAACCGAGCAATTCCTAGTCGATAATGTAGCCAAGGTGGGGACACTTGGAGCGACCGGTTCGGTAACGGGAGCAAGCTGGGCACACTTGTCCAACTCAAACTCCGGTGCGCAGATTGGCTACTTTTTCCCGGGAGGGGCTAACTTGAATCTCAAGCGGGAAGCTCGTACCGGTAAATTTAGTGATATCGGATCAGGCACTGACGCTAGCTACACAACCTCGTATACGAATAAATTCTTGACCATATGGTTCGATCATGGCGTCAATCCGACTGCAGGAAGTTATCAATATGTGCTCCTTCCTGGACGCACGTCTGCTCAAGTGAGCAGCTACGCAGTAAGTCCGGATATTACGATTCTGCAACAGGATGCAACCATTCATGCCGTCAAGGAAACAACACAGAATGTAGTCGGGGCTAACTTCTGGACGGATAACACCGCGACCCTTCAGGTGAGTGGAGCGAACTTCTTGACTTCTACCAAAAAAGCGTCCGTCGTCACCCACGAGACGTCCACGGGCATCTCGGTCGGCATAAGCGATCCGACTCAGGATAACGTCAAGAACGGTGCGGCCAGCGATGGCTATATTACGCTGACGATTAACAGGGCGGCTACTTCTGTAATCTCATCCGATGCCCGTATTCAGGTTCTGCAGATGAGTCCAACGATTCAGCTGAAAGTGAACGTGGACGGGACATTCGGGCAAACTTTGCAAGCTAGTTTCGGGTATTAA
- a CDS encoding helix-turn-helix domain-containing protein: MRNQVIMPFDSLLMVKDIGYGKSTVAWTHPDRLLDFHVFLYITSGRFQVIEDGVEYVLNEGDTFFLHKGLHHWGTPGVTLPGTSWYWIHFRDEIDPLQSFQQEKSAFSCEHAGTPLMPEQYKERILLPKRLQPSSPMHIRSKLKLLLELYHSPASCRPLLLSLRTAELFIELYQESGQAEHASKATATVSKILAYLEACNLSSKFNAQALAEHMNMNYGYLSTLFTKKVGVSIHTYFTRMRIHQAMELLKQPAYNISEVSFQLGFSSPYHFSHMFKKTCGLSPSQYLVEIYRS; this comes from the coding sequence ATGCGGAATCAAGTGATCATGCCCTTCGATAGCCTACTGATGGTTAAGGACATCGGATACGGCAAGTCGACGGTTGCCTGGACCCATCCTGACCGTTTGCTTGATTTTCATGTTTTTCTATATATCACAAGCGGTCGATTTCAGGTGATAGAGGATGGTGTGGAGTACGTTCTGAACGAAGGGGATACCTTTTTCCTGCATAAGGGACTGCATCATTGGGGGACTCCCGGCGTAACGCTGCCTGGAACGTCTTGGTATTGGATTCATTTCAGGGACGAGATCGATCCCCTACAATCATTCCAACAAGAGAAGAGCGCTTTCAGCTGCGAACATGCGGGCACCCCGCTTATGCCTGAGCAATACAAGGAACGGATCCTGTTACCCAAGCGGCTGCAGCCCTCCTCTCCCATGCACATTCGCAGCAAGCTAAAGCTGCTGCTTGAGCTGTATCATTCGCCGGCAAGCTGCAGACCGTTGCTGCTATCGCTTCGAACGGCTGAATTGTTCATCGAGCTATATCAGGAATCGGGTCAAGCAGAGCACGCATCGAAAGCCACGGCGACGGTTAGCAAGATTCTTGCTTATCTTGAAGCCTGTAACCTAAGCAGCAAATTCAATGCCCAAGCGTTAGCCGAGCATATGAACATGAATTACGGTTACTTAAGCACTCTCTTCACCAAGAAAGTCGGGGTCAGCATCCACACCTATTTCACTCGAATGCGCATTCATCAAGCGATGGAGCTGCTCAAGCAGCCAGCCTACAATATATCGGAAGTAAGTTTCCAACTTGGATTCTCCAGCCCCTACCATTTCAGCCACATGTTCAAGAAGACGTGCGGGCTTAGCCCTTCGCAATACCTTGTAGAAATTTATCGCTCTTGA
- a CDS encoding Gfo/Idh/MocA family protein: MTYKVIQVGAGGFGKQWCTSFLPANVKDGLIEVVAAVDLNPDALQNAKSGLGLRDDQCYADIKKAFAETKADFCTIVVPPAFHEQVVDLALQHDMHILSEKPIADTLEGSIRIVEKVRSAGKKMGVTMSHRFAQDKTTLRHELQSGRHGRLDYLMCRFTVDCRRFGSWGKFRHEIPDTLMVEGAVHHLDILADLTGYVCDTIYAQTWNPPWGEFAGDSQGLVHMTMTNGTKAVYEGAKSNAVTLNGWSNEYIRAECEHSTLIMSHKEIEKYAYGGGGQAEQIPLLQQNKWGHAWLIEQFVEWLDGGPPMATNVEDNLQSVALIFAAIESSRTGSPVKVQEMLERARSAVSTNWTPGR; the protein is encoded by the coding sequence ATGACGTACAAGGTAATCCAGGTTGGGGCGGGAGGGTTCGGAAAGCAGTGGTGTACAAGCTTCCTGCCGGCCAATGTGAAAGACGGGTTGATTGAGGTGGTTGCTGCAGTTGACCTGAATCCGGACGCCTTGCAGAACGCAAAGTCGGGTCTGGGGCTGCGCGACGATCAATGCTATGCGGATATCAAGAAGGCATTTGCGGAGACGAAGGCGGATTTCTGCACGATTGTCGTGCCGCCGGCTTTCCATGAACAAGTCGTAGACTTGGCCTTGCAACACGATATGCATATCTTGTCGGAGAAGCCGATCGCCGACACACTGGAGGGTTCCATTCGAATCGTAGAGAAAGTGCGAAGCGCCGGGAAGAAAATGGGCGTAACCATGAGCCACCGCTTCGCTCAGGACAAGACGACGCTGCGCCATGAACTGCAATCGGGACGGCACGGTCGGCTTGATTACCTGATGTGCCGATTCACAGTGGACTGTCGCCGTTTCGGCTCCTGGGGTAAATTCCGTCACGAAATTCCGGATACGCTCATGGTGGAAGGGGCCGTTCATCACCTGGATATATTGGCCGATCTGACGGGCTATGTCTGCGATACGATCTACGCGCAAACCTGGAATCCGCCCTGGGGGGAGTTCGCTGGCGATTCCCAGGGACTCGTGCATATGACGATGACAAACGGAACCAAGGCTGTATACGAGGGAGCCAAATCGAACGCGGTCACGCTGAACGGCTGGAGCAACGAATATATTCGCGCGGAGTGCGAGCATTCGACGCTGATCATGAGTCACAAGGAGATCGAGAAATACGCCTACGGTGGCGGAGGCCAGGCAGAGCAGATCCCCCTTCTCCAACAAAACAAGTGGGGCCATGCTTGGTTGATCGAACAGTTTGTGGAATGGCTGGACGGCGGACCGCCAATGGCGACGAATGTCGAGGATAACTTGCAATCGGTTGCCCTCATTTTCGCCGCCATCGAGAGCAGCAGAACAGGCTCGCCAGTGAAGGTACAGGAGATGCTCGAGCGAGCTAGATCAGCAGTATCCACGAACTGGACTCCCGGAAGGTAA
- a CDS encoding cupin domain-containing protein — MKGLPTFRSGPGQSPAWCELEQFEIIRLKPGQEHSAERVSPKEKLIVTSGQCVVVACERKMDAGERSQFELNLGEDSWKVEKVLQPTTIVRLCGHWGEELGGSGVFRAIRAQEPRDQGDTVTYPKETSFDRHYHDCDEYWIVVEGHGIAVSEDIHYGVQVGDCIATGRGFHHDFPIVLEPVTAVYFETTLEGLKRKGHLWEHTHGKAEPVIERR, encoded by the coding sequence ATGAAAGGTTTGCCAACGTTTCGAAGCGGTCCCGGGCAATCGCCGGCCTGGTGTGAATTGGAGCAGTTCGAGATTATTCGGCTCAAGCCGGGTCAGGAGCATTCGGCGGAGCGTGTATCCCCGAAGGAAAAGCTCATCGTGACATCCGGCCAATGTGTTGTCGTTGCCTGCGAGAGAAAGATGGATGCGGGAGAGCGGTCGCAGTTCGAACTGAACCTGGGGGAAGATAGCTGGAAGGTGGAGAAAGTCCTACAGCCTACCACTATAGTTCGCCTGTGCGGACATTGGGGAGAAGAGCTTGGCGGCAGCGGTGTATTCCGTGCAATCCGGGCTCAAGAGCCGAGGGACCAAGGCGACACCGTGACGTATCCTAAGGAAACCAGCTTCGATCGTCATTACCACGATTGCGATGAGTATTGGATTGTGGTAGAGGGGCACGGAATCGCAGTATCCGAAGACATTCACTATGGGGTTCAAGTAGGAGATTGCATAGCGACGGGTCGCGGTTTTCATCACGATTTTCCGATCGTGCTCGAGCCCGTTACTGCCGTTTATTTCGAGACGACCCTGGAAGGCTTGAAGCGCAAAGGTCATCTGTGGGAGCATACGCACGGAAAAGCTGAACCGGTAATCGAGAGGAGATAA
- a CDS encoding helix-turn-helix transcriptional regulator, which yields MRIELAVPNMGLKPVFCFPDIMGRYYDFPEHAVVRPQGALLKFNLHLVTAGRGYAKVDGKTYVLRPGDAFLYFPGQPQVYGSSKDEPWEVYWVHFYGSQLAEHLTELGFAQFPLWTNRNYYRMKSAFDDLIDEGDKGGVIHPARMAMLTYGVLAEFTMHSQSLAASRGSDAVHQILGLLQAMQDEACKPFVLEEWANRVGMGTHYFCRMFRKATQRTPMDFITLCRLRFAKQLLLEGKDLPVGEIAIQCGYMSTSYFIKRFRMQEGMTPHEYRRQFI from the coding sequence ATGAGAATAGAACTAGCGGTACCCAATATGGGCTTGAAGCCTGTTTTTTGCTTCCCAGATATTATGGGACGTTACTATGACTTTCCGGAGCATGCCGTGGTTCGCCCACAAGGCGCTTTGCTCAAATTTAACCTGCATCTCGTAACGGCAGGACGCGGATATGCCAAAGTGGATGGGAAGACCTATGTGTTGAGACCTGGGGATGCGTTTTTATATTTTCCAGGTCAGCCACAGGTTTACGGATCAAGCAAGGATGAACCATGGGAGGTGTATTGGGTTCATTTCTACGGCTCTCAGCTTGCAGAGCATTTAACGGAGTTGGGATTTGCACAATTCCCTCTGTGGACCAATCGCAACTATTATAGGATGAAGAGTGCTTTTGATGACTTGATCGATGAGGGGGACAAGGGTGGTGTGATTCATCCGGCACGTATGGCTATGTTAACCTATGGCGTGCTCGCTGAATTTACAATGCATTCCCAATCATTAGCGGCTAGCAGGGGAAGCGATGCGGTGCATCAGATTCTGGGACTGCTACAGGCTATGCAGGATGAGGCATGCAAGCCGTTCGTACTTGAAGAGTGGGCGAATCGCGTAGGTATGGGTACCCATTACTTCTGTCGAATGTTTCGAAAGGCGACTCAAAGAACTCCCATGGATTTCATAACTTTGTGCCGGCTCCGGTTCGCCAAGCAGCTTCTGCTGGAGGGGAAAGACCTTCCTGTCGGAGAGATTGCGATACAGTGCGGTTATATGAGCACAAGCTATTTTATTAAGCGCTTTCGGATGCAGGAAGGGATGACTCCTCATGAATATAGGCGGCAATTTATATAG